In Xyrauchen texanus isolate HMW12.3.18 chromosome 32, RBS_HiC_50CHRs, whole genome shotgun sequence, the following proteins share a genomic window:
- the LOC127626387 gene encoding sex comb on midleg-like protein 2 isoform X2, whose protein sequence is MQSPYHLPHPLPPLPVRKGVRGRRPKSQTIAMLKAAAEAAAVAAATSQNGQMQSNTAKNPMTSPLTSKPYKKRGPKPGSKRKPKVTHSLSSPTLSSSVSDGRLSSLQTTRDSGVVSTVCVYVNKHGDSGPHMDRKLLLQLPDHFGPGPVNTVLQHAVQACVDCAFKPKALFSFLQSQSDGGEIIRVRSDGGIHYVKLPTASSASFVLRFLETLCHHLQCDNLFSSQPFSPLTNTHNSYDRSKSVKEETSEALSVARGTRRFNRDSASYTAALSPKLHRTDALPSDDTVAHAENGATTDQQFSEESMDTASNSVAPRPSALRSTSEYHNPAGSSPHYPSHPPLLHRFTSNPSDLGPARAHRRVEAASSTTGPDHQAVERDLSRSSNKSPSSWSIEEVMQFVHEADPQALGPHAELFRKHEIDGKALMLLRSDMIMKYMGLKLGPALKLCHHIERLKQVK, encoded by the exons ATGCAGTCCCCGTACCACCTGCCGCACCCCCTGCCTCCTCTACCCGTGCGCAAGGGGGTGCGAGGGAGGAGACCCAAGAGCCAGACCATCGCCATGCTAAAGGCAGCAGCCGAAGCTGCAGCAGTTGCAGCCGCCACGTCACAGAACGGCCAAATGCAGTCCAACACAGCCAAGAATCCCATGACTTCACCGCTCACATCAAAACCCTATAAAAAGAGAGGCCCTAAACCCGGCAGCAAG AGGAAACCGAAGGTTACTCATTCACTATCAAGCCCCACTTTGTCCTCTTCAGTGTCAGATGGGAGACTGTCTAGTCTGCAGACAACAAGAGACTCGGGTGTCGTCTCCACCG TTTGCGTGTACGTGAATAAACATGGAGACTCGGGACCGCACATGGACCGCAAGCTGTTGTTGCAGCTGCCGGATCATTTCGGACCGGGCCCAGTGAACACGGTTCTGCAGCATGCGGTCCAAGCCTGCGTTGACTGTGCATTCAAACCCAAAGCcctgttcagcttcctgcagtcTCAGTCTGATGGCGGGGAGATCATCAGAG TTCGCTCTGATGGAGGGATACACTACGTCAAGCTCCCCACGGCCTCCAGTGCATCATTTGTTTTGCGGTTTCTAGAAACTCTGTGTCACCACCTGCAGTGTGACAACTTGTTCAGCAGCCAGCCCTTCAGTCCACTTACTAACACACACAATTCCTACGACAGGAGCAAGTCAG TGAAAGAGGAGACATCAGAAGCTTTGTCCGTAGCGCGGGGTACGAGACGATTCAACAGAGATTCGGCTTCTTACACTGCTGCTCTATCACCTAAACTACACAGAACAGATGCTCTACCCTCAGATG ACACTGTGGCACATGCTGAAAATGGTGCCACTACAGACCAGCAGTTCTCAGAGGAGTCGATGGACACAGCTTCTAATTCAGTCGCCCCACGACCCTCTGCGCTACGGAGCACTTCTGAATATCACAACCCGGCCGGGAGCAGCCCGCACTACCCCTCTCACCCTCCACTCCTCCACAGATTCACCTCCAACCCCTCTGATCTGGGCCCCGCACGCGCACACAGACGAGTGGAAG CTGCCAGCTCAACCACTGGTCCAGATCATCAGGCCGTGGAGAGGGATCTTTCCAGATCATCCAACAAGAGTCCGTCGTCTTGGAGTATAGAGGAAGTGATGCAGTTTGTGCATGAAGCCGATCCTCAGGCGCTGGGCCCACATGCAGAGCTCTTCAGGAAACAT GAGATTGACGGCAAAGCCTTGATGCTTTTACGGAGTGACATGATTATGAAGTACATGGGGCTGAAACTAGGCCCTGCTCTCAAGCTCTGCCATCACATCGAGAGACTCAAACAAGTGAAATAG
- the LOC127626387 gene encoding sex comb on midleg-like protein 2 isoform X1 has product MQSPYHLPHPLPPLPVRKGVRGRRPKSQTIAMLKAAAEAAAVAAATSQNGQMQSNTAKNPMTSPLTSKPYKKRGPKPGSKRKPKVTHSLSSPTLSSSVSDGRLSSLQTTRDSGVVSTVCVYVNKHGDSGPHMDRKLLLQLPDHFGPGPVNTVLQHAVQACVDCAFKPKALFSFLQSQSDGGEIIRVRSDGGIHYVKLPTASSASFVLRFLETLCHHLQCDNLFSSQPFSPLTNTHNSYDRSKSVKEETSEALSVARGTRRFNRDSASYTAALSPKLHRTDALPSDDTVAHAENGATTDQQFSEESMDTASNSVAPRPSALRSTSEYHNPAGSSPHYPSHPPLLHRFTSNPSDLGPARAHRRVEGRLSASSTTGPDHQAVERDLSRSSNKSPSSWSIEEVMQFVHEADPQALGPHAELFRKHEIDGKALMLLRSDMIMKYMGLKLGPALKLCHHIERLKQVK; this is encoded by the exons ATGCAGTCCCCGTACCACCTGCCGCACCCCCTGCCTCCTCTACCCGTGCGCAAGGGGGTGCGAGGGAGGAGACCCAAGAGCCAGACCATCGCCATGCTAAAGGCAGCAGCCGAAGCTGCAGCAGTTGCAGCCGCCACGTCACAGAACGGCCAAATGCAGTCCAACACAGCCAAGAATCCCATGACTTCACCGCTCACATCAAAACCCTATAAAAAGAGAGGCCCTAAACCCGGCAGCAAG AGGAAACCGAAGGTTACTCATTCACTATCAAGCCCCACTTTGTCCTCTTCAGTGTCAGATGGGAGACTGTCTAGTCTGCAGACAACAAGAGACTCGGGTGTCGTCTCCACCG TTTGCGTGTACGTGAATAAACATGGAGACTCGGGACCGCACATGGACCGCAAGCTGTTGTTGCAGCTGCCGGATCATTTCGGACCGGGCCCAGTGAACACGGTTCTGCAGCATGCGGTCCAAGCCTGCGTTGACTGTGCATTCAAACCCAAAGCcctgttcagcttcctgcagtcTCAGTCTGATGGCGGGGAGATCATCAGAG TTCGCTCTGATGGAGGGATACACTACGTCAAGCTCCCCACGGCCTCCAGTGCATCATTTGTTTTGCGGTTTCTAGAAACTCTGTGTCACCACCTGCAGTGTGACAACTTGTTCAGCAGCCAGCCCTTCAGTCCACTTACTAACACACACAATTCCTACGACAGGAGCAAGTCAG TGAAAGAGGAGACATCAGAAGCTTTGTCCGTAGCGCGGGGTACGAGACGATTCAACAGAGATTCGGCTTCTTACACTGCTGCTCTATCACCTAAACTACACAGAACAGATGCTCTACCCTCAGATG ACACTGTGGCACATGCTGAAAATGGTGCCACTACAGACCAGCAGTTCTCAGAGGAGTCGATGGACACAGCTTCTAATTCAGTCGCCCCACGACCCTCTGCGCTACGGAGCACTTCTGAATATCACAACCCGGCCGGGAGCAGCCCGCACTACCCCTCTCACCCTCCACTCCTCCACAGATTCACCTCCAACCCCTCTGATCTGGGCCCCGCACGCGCACACAGACGAGTGGAAGGTAGGCTAT CTGCCAGCTCAACCACTGGTCCAGATCATCAGGCCGTGGAGAGGGATCTTTCCAGATCATCCAACAAGAGTCCGTCGTCTTGGAGTATAGAGGAAGTGATGCAGTTTGTGCATGAAGCCGATCCTCAGGCGCTGGGCCCACATGCAGAGCTCTTCAGGAAACAT GAGATTGACGGCAAAGCCTTGATGCTTTTACGGAGTGACATGATTATGAAGTACATGGGGCTGAAACTAGGCCCTGCTCTCAAGCTCTGCCATCACATCGAGAGACTCAAACAAGTGAAATAG